The following are from one region of the Macaca thibetana thibetana isolate TM-01 chromosome 2, ASM2454274v1, whole genome shotgun sequence genome:
- the CTNNB1 gene encoding catenin beta-1 isoform X1, with protein sequence MATQADLMELDMAMEPDRKAAVSHWQQQSYLDSGIHSGATTTAPSLSGKGNPEEEDVDTSQVLYEWEQGFSQSFTQEQVADIDGQYAMTRAQRVRAAMFPETLDEGMQIPSTQFDAAHPTNVQRLAEPSQMLKHAVVNLINYQDDAELATRAIPELTKLLNDEDQVVVNKAAVMVHQLSKKEASRHAIMRSPQMVSAIVRTMQNTNDVETARCTAGTLHNLSHHREGLLAIFKSGGIPALVKMLGSPVDSVLFYAITTLHNLLLHQEGAKMAVRLAGGLQKMVALLNKTNVKFLAITTDCLQILAYGNQESKLIILASGGPQALVNIMRTYTYEKLLWTTSRVLKVLSVCSSNKPAIVEAGGMQALGLHLTDPSQRLVQNCLWTLRNLSDAATKQEGMEGLLGTLVQLLGSDDINVVTCAAGILSNLTCNNYKNKMMVCQVGGIEALVRTVLRAGDREDITEPAICALRHLTSRHQEAEMAQNAVRLHYGLPVVVKLLHPPSHWPLIKATVGLIRNLALCPANHAPLREQGAIPRLVQLLVRAHQDTQRRTSMGGTQQQFVEGVRMEEIVEGCTGALHILARDVHNRIVIRGLNTIPLFVQLLYSPIENIQRVAAGVLCELAQDKEAAEAIEAEGATAPLTELLHSRNEGVATYAAAVLFRMSEDKPQDYKKRLSVELTSSLFRTEPMAWNETADLGLDIGAQGEPLGYRQDDPSYRSFHSGGYGQDALGMDPMMEHEMGGHHPGADYPVDGLPDLGHAQDLMDGLPPGDSNQLAWFDTDL encoded by the exons ATGGCTACTCAAG CTGATTTGATGGAGTTGGACATGGCCATGGAACCAGACAGAAAAGCAGCTGTTAGTCACTGGCAGCAACAGTCTTACCTGGACTCTGGAATCCATTCTGGTGCCACTACCACAGCTCCTTCTCTGAGTGGTAAAGGCAATCCTGAGGAAGAGGATGTGGATACCTCCCAAGTCCTGTATGAGTGGGAACAGGGATTTTCTCAGTCCTTCACTCAAGAACAAGTAGCTG ATATTGATGGACAGTATGCAATGACTCGAGCTCAGAGGGTACGAGCTGCTATGTTCCCTGAGACATTAGATGAGGGCATGCAGATCCCATCTACACAGTTTGATGCTGCTCATCCCACTAATGTCCAGCGTTTGGCTGAACCATCACAGATGCTGAAACATGCAGTTGTAAACTTGATTAACTATCAAGATGATGCAGAACTTGCCACACGTGCAATCCCTGAACTGACAAAACTGCTAAATGATGAGGACCAG GTGGTGGTTAATAAGGCTGCAGTTATGGTCCATCAGCTTTCTAAAAAGGAAGCTTCCAGACACGCTATCATGCGTTCTCCTCAGATGGTGTCTGCTATTGTACGTACCATGCAGAATACAAATGATGTAGAAACAGCTCGTTGTACCGCTGGGACCTTGCATAACCTTTCCCATCATCGGGAGGGCTTGTTGGCCATCTTTAAGTCTGGAGGCATTCCTGCCCTGGTGAAAATGCTTGG ttCACCAGTGGATTCTGTGTTGTTTTATGCCATTACAACTCTCCACAACCTTTTATTACATCAAGAAGGAGCTAAAATGGCAGTGCGTTTAGCTGGCGGGCTACAGAAAATGGTTGCCTTGCTCAACAAAACAAACGTTAAATTCTTGGCTATTACGACAGACTGCCTTCAAATTTTAGCATATGGCAACCAAGAAAGCAAG CTGATCATACTGGCTAGTGGTGGACCCCAAGCTTTAGTAAATATAATGAGGACCTATACTTATGAGAAACTACTGTGGACCACAAGCAGAGTGCTGAAGGTGCTATCCGTCTGCTCTAGTAATAAGCCAGCTATTGTAGAAGCTG gtGGAATGCAAGCTTTAGGACTTCACCTGACAGATCCAAGTCAACGTCTTGTTCAGAACTGTCTTTGGACTCTCAGGAATCTTTCAGATGCTGCAACTAAACAG GAAGGGATGGAAGGTCTCCTTGGGACTCTTGTTCAGCTTCTGGGTTCAGATGATATAAATGTGGTCACCTGTGCAGCTGGAATTCTTTCTAACCTCACTTGCAATAATTACAAGAACAAGATGATGGTCTGCCAAGTGGGTGGTATAGAGGCTCTTGTGCGTACTGTCCTTCGGGCTGGTGACAGGGAAGACATCACTGAGCCTGCCATCTGTGCTCTTCGTCATCTGACCAGCCGACACCAAGAAGCAGAGATGGCCCAGAATGCAGTTCGCCTTCACTATGGACTACCAGTTGTGGTTAAGCTCTTACACCCACCATCCCACTGGCCTCTGATAAAG GCTACTGTTGGATTGATTCGAAATCTTGCCCTTTGTCCAGCAAATCATGCACCTTTGCGTGAGCAGGGTGCCATTCCACGACTAGTTCAGTTGCTTGTTCGTGCACATCAGGATACCCAGCGCCGTACGTCCATGGGTGGGACACAGCAGCAATTTGTG GAGGGGGTCCGCATGGAAGAAATAGTTGAAGGTTGTACTGGAGCCCTTCACATCCTAGCTCGGGATGTTCACAACCGAATTGTAATCAGAGGACTAAATACCATTCCATTGTTTGTGCAG CTGCTTTATTCTCCCATTGAAAACATCCAAAGAGTAGCTGCAGGGGTCCTCTGTGAACTTGCTCAGGACAAGGAAGCTGCAGAAGCGATTGAAGCTGAGGGAGCCACAGCTCCTCTGACAGAGTTACTTCACTCTAGGAATGAAGGTGTGG CGACGTATGCAGCTGCTGTTTTGTTCCGAATGTCTGAGGACAAGCCACAAGATTACAAGAAACGGCTTTCAGTTGAGCTGACCAGCTCTCTCTTCAGAACGGAGCCAATGGCTTGGAATGAG ACTGCGGATCTTGGACTTGATATTGGTGCCCAGGGAGAACCCCTTGGATATCGCCAGGATG ATCCTAGCTATCGTTCTTTTCACTCTGGTGGATATGGCCAGGATGCCTTGGGTATGGACCCCATGATGGAACATGAGATGGGTGGCCACCACCCTGGTGCTGACTATCCAGTTGATGGGCTGCCAGATCTGGGACATGCCCAGGACCTCATGGATGGGCTGCCTCCAGGTGATAGCAATCAGCTGGCCTGGTTTGATACTGACCTGTAA
- the CTNNB1 gene encoding catenin beta-1 isoform X2: protein MELDMAMEPDRKAAVSHWQQQSYLDSGIHSGATTTAPSLSGKGNPEEEDVDTSQVLYEWEQGFSQSFTQEQVADIDGQYAMTRAQRVRAAMFPETLDEGMQIPSTQFDAAHPTNVQRLAEPSQMLKHAVVNLINYQDDAELATRAIPELTKLLNDEDQVVVNKAAVMVHQLSKKEASRHAIMRSPQMVSAIVRTMQNTNDVETARCTAGTLHNLSHHREGLLAIFKSGGIPALVKMLGSPVDSVLFYAITTLHNLLLHQEGAKMAVRLAGGLQKMVALLNKTNVKFLAITTDCLQILAYGNQESKLIILASGGPQALVNIMRTYTYEKLLWTTSRVLKVLSVCSSNKPAIVEAGGMQALGLHLTDPSQRLVQNCLWTLRNLSDAATKQEGMEGLLGTLVQLLGSDDINVVTCAAGILSNLTCNNYKNKMMVCQVGGIEALVRTVLRAGDREDITEPAICALRHLTSRHQEAEMAQNAVRLHYGLPVVVKLLHPPSHWPLIKATVGLIRNLALCPANHAPLREQGAIPRLVQLLVRAHQDTQRRTSMGGTQQQFVEGVRMEEIVEGCTGALHILARDVHNRIVIRGLNTIPLFVQLLYSPIENIQRVAAGVLCELAQDKEAAEAIEAEGATAPLTELLHSRNEGVATYAAAVLFRMSEDKPQDYKKRLSVELTSSLFRTEPMAWNETADLGLDIGAQGEPLGYRQDDPSYRSFHSGGYGQDALGMDPMMEHEMGGHHPGADYPVDGLPDLGHAQDLMDGLPPGDSNQLAWFDTDL, encoded by the exons ATGGAGTTGGACATGGCCATGGAACCAGACAGAAAAGCAGCTGTTAGTCACTGGCAGCAACAGTCTTACCTGGACTCTGGAATCCATTCTGGTGCCACTACCACAGCTCCTTCTCTGAGTGGTAAAGGCAATCCTGAGGAAGAGGATGTGGATACCTCCCAAGTCCTGTATGAGTGGGAACAGGGATTTTCTCAGTCCTTCACTCAAGAACAAGTAGCTG ATATTGATGGACAGTATGCAATGACTCGAGCTCAGAGGGTACGAGCTGCTATGTTCCCTGAGACATTAGATGAGGGCATGCAGATCCCATCTACACAGTTTGATGCTGCTCATCCCACTAATGTCCAGCGTTTGGCTGAACCATCACAGATGCTGAAACATGCAGTTGTAAACTTGATTAACTATCAAGATGATGCAGAACTTGCCACACGTGCAATCCCTGAACTGACAAAACTGCTAAATGATGAGGACCAG GTGGTGGTTAATAAGGCTGCAGTTATGGTCCATCAGCTTTCTAAAAAGGAAGCTTCCAGACACGCTATCATGCGTTCTCCTCAGATGGTGTCTGCTATTGTACGTACCATGCAGAATACAAATGATGTAGAAACAGCTCGTTGTACCGCTGGGACCTTGCATAACCTTTCCCATCATCGGGAGGGCTTGTTGGCCATCTTTAAGTCTGGAGGCATTCCTGCCCTGGTGAAAATGCTTGG ttCACCAGTGGATTCTGTGTTGTTTTATGCCATTACAACTCTCCACAACCTTTTATTACATCAAGAAGGAGCTAAAATGGCAGTGCGTTTAGCTGGCGGGCTACAGAAAATGGTTGCCTTGCTCAACAAAACAAACGTTAAATTCTTGGCTATTACGACAGACTGCCTTCAAATTTTAGCATATGGCAACCAAGAAAGCAAG CTGATCATACTGGCTAGTGGTGGACCCCAAGCTTTAGTAAATATAATGAGGACCTATACTTATGAGAAACTACTGTGGACCACAAGCAGAGTGCTGAAGGTGCTATCCGTCTGCTCTAGTAATAAGCCAGCTATTGTAGAAGCTG gtGGAATGCAAGCTTTAGGACTTCACCTGACAGATCCAAGTCAACGTCTTGTTCAGAACTGTCTTTGGACTCTCAGGAATCTTTCAGATGCTGCAACTAAACAG GAAGGGATGGAAGGTCTCCTTGGGACTCTTGTTCAGCTTCTGGGTTCAGATGATATAAATGTGGTCACCTGTGCAGCTGGAATTCTTTCTAACCTCACTTGCAATAATTACAAGAACAAGATGATGGTCTGCCAAGTGGGTGGTATAGAGGCTCTTGTGCGTACTGTCCTTCGGGCTGGTGACAGGGAAGACATCACTGAGCCTGCCATCTGTGCTCTTCGTCATCTGACCAGCCGACACCAAGAAGCAGAGATGGCCCAGAATGCAGTTCGCCTTCACTATGGACTACCAGTTGTGGTTAAGCTCTTACACCCACCATCCCACTGGCCTCTGATAAAG GCTACTGTTGGATTGATTCGAAATCTTGCCCTTTGTCCAGCAAATCATGCACCTTTGCGTGAGCAGGGTGCCATTCCACGACTAGTTCAGTTGCTTGTTCGTGCACATCAGGATACCCAGCGCCGTACGTCCATGGGTGGGACACAGCAGCAATTTGTG GAGGGGGTCCGCATGGAAGAAATAGTTGAAGGTTGTACTGGAGCCCTTCACATCCTAGCTCGGGATGTTCACAACCGAATTGTAATCAGAGGACTAAATACCATTCCATTGTTTGTGCAG CTGCTTTATTCTCCCATTGAAAACATCCAAAGAGTAGCTGCAGGGGTCCTCTGTGAACTTGCTCAGGACAAGGAAGCTGCAGAAGCGATTGAAGCTGAGGGAGCCACAGCTCCTCTGACAGAGTTACTTCACTCTAGGAATGAAGGTGTGG CGACGTATGCAGCTGCTGTTTTGTTCCGAATGTCTGAGGACAAGCCACAAGATTACAAGAAACGGCTTTCAGTTGAGCTGACCAGCTCTCTCTTCAGAACGGAGCCAATGGCTTGGAATGAG ACTGCGGATCTTGGACTTGATATTGGTGCCCAGGGAGAACCCCTTGGATATCGCCAGGATG ATCCTAGCTATCGTTCTTTTCACTCTGGTGGATATGGCCAGGATGCCTTGGGTATGGACCCCATGATGGAACATGAGATGGGTGGCCACCACCCTGGTGCTGACTATCCAGTTGATGGGCTGCCAGATCTGGGACATGCCCAGGACCTCATGGATGGGCTGCCTCCAGGTGATAGCAATCAGCTGGCCTGGTTTGATACTGACCTGTAA